Part of the Chitinophaga parva genome is shown below.
TCAAAAGCAACGTAAGCCTTATCAACGCCGGCATTGGCTCCCACTAAAAGCCGGTTTGTTTATCTCTCGGGGAAACAGTATTTTTGCCGTCCACTACCGGGTTCCGTAGTACAATGGATAGTATAAGGGTTTCCGAAGCCTTTGATGCAGGTTCGATCCCTGCCGGAACCACCAGAGCGGGAACAATGCCATTACGTGCATTGTTCCCCTTTTTTTTGCGCCCGGGCCTCCGTTTAGCCTATGCTACTGCTGCCCGTGCGGACAGGCGCCTTCACTTACATCAAATGGCACCATTCTTGGATTACTATCCATGAACCAATCAATTACTTATATGAGCACTGCAAATCATTGCAAAGTTTTCCTGCTGGCCGCCGGGCTGGGTGCATTTGCCACTCTGGGCGCCCAGGCACAAGGCATAGACAGTACCGCTAAAAAGGTAGGTAACAAAACCGCTGAAATTGCTGTAAAAGGGGCCTCCACCGTATCACAGAAAGTCTACAAAGGCAAGGAAGGTCCGCACGGGGAAACCGTTTACATCACCAAAGATGACAAGAAATTCATCGTGGACGATAAGGGCAAAAGGGTGTACCTGAAGCCATCTCAGATCCACAATAAAAAAGACTAATCCCGGCGAAAAACCAGGATTACTGCGGATCTATGAACCGCACAAACAGGGGTTAATGACCAGAAGACGTGAAATGCGAAACGGCAGTTCATCTTTTTATTGGTCATTAACCTCTTTTTTTTACAGTCCTTACTCACTCAGCTCCAGCCAGCGCATGCCCTTTTCATCCAGCAGGGCCATGATCTCCCCAACGCGGCGGGCGGCGGCGTCCAGCTCTTCGTAAGGCAGGCTGCCGGCTCCCATTTTTTCATCAAGTTGCTTCTTTTCTGCTTCCAGTGCTTCAATGTCCTTTTCCAGGAGTTGCAGCTCCCTTTGCTCTTTGAAACTGAGCTTTTTGGTAGCTGGCTTTTGCGGTGCGGCGGGGGCAGCGGATGGCTGGGGCTCACTGGAAGCGGGCTTTTCAACCGGTACTGGCATTTCCTTTATCTTTTCCTGGTCTTTTTCCCAATCGCGGTACTGGGTGTAGTTGCCGGGGAAATCGCGTATCACCCCGTTGCCTTCAAATACAAACAGGTGGTCTACCAGCTTGTCCATGAAGTAGCGGTCGTGGCTTACAATGAGCAGGCAGCCCTGGTAGCTGAGCAGGAAATCTTCCAGGATGCTCAGGGTGGGCAGGTCCAGGTCGTTTGTGGGTTCGTCCAGGATGAGGAAATTGGGATTGCGGAAAAGGAGGGACAGCAGGAACAAACGGCGTTTTTCACCCCCGCTTAACTTGGAGATGAAAGTGTATTGTTTTTCCGGGGTGAAAAGGAAGAGTTGCAGGAACTGGGCGGCGCTCACCTTGGTGCCATCTGCCAGGGGAAAATTTTCCGCAATGTTCTTCACGAATTCGATCACCCGCATATCTTCCTTTACTACCAGGCCTTGCTGGCTGTAGTTGCCAAACACCACGGTCTCCCCTACGTTGATCTTGCCGGAATCCGGCTGCTCCAGGCCCATGAGCATGTTGAGGAAGGTGGATTTACCCACCCCGTTCTTCCCCACCACGCCGATGCGTTCTCCTCTTTTGAAAGTATAGTCAAAGCCCTTGAGAATCTGCAGGCTGCCGAACGATTTATATACTTTTTTCAGTTCCAGGATCTTGCCACCCAGGCGGGTCATTTTCACATTAAGCTCCAGTTGCTGTTGCTCCAGGCGCTGTTTGGCGCGTTTTTCCACATCATAAAAAGCGTCCTGGCGCGATTTACTTTTGGTAGTGCGGGCCTTGGGTTGCTTGCGCATCCATTCCAGCTCCTTGCGATACTGGTTGCGGGCTTTCTCCACGCTGCTGCGGTCCATATCCTCGCGGGAGGCCTTCTTTTCCAGGTAGTTCTCGTAATCGCCCTTATAGATGAAGAGTTGCTGGCGGTCCAGTTCCATGATCTCGTTACACACACTGTCAAGGAAGTAGCGGTCGTGCGTTACCAGCAGCAGGGTTACCCGTTCCTGGTCCAGGTAATTTTCCAGCCACTCGATCATGCTTACGTCCAGGTGGTTGGTAGGTTCGTCCATGATGAGGAGGGTGTGGGTGTGCTCAAACCCAATATCAATAAGCACTTTAGCCAGGGCCACGCGCTTTTGCTGGCCACCGGAAAGGCTGCTCACGGGCTGGTCCAGGTGGTGGATGTTGAGGCGGCCGAGGATCTGCTTCACCTTGGCGTCAAAATGCCAGGCATTCAGCTCGTCCATCCGGGCAATGGCTTTGGTCAGTTCGTCCAGGTCTGGTTCCTGGTCTTCATCTGTAAGTTGTTCATAGGCTTTGATGGCCTGGAGCACAGGGTGGTTGTAGTTAAAGATATTCTCCAGCACAGATTTGTGGAGGACGAAGTCCGCCTGCTGTTCCAGCATTACCACGGTCACATCCTTGTGGATCCATACTTTGCCGGCATCGGCCACTTCCTTGCCACAGAGGATGCGCAGGAGCGTGCTTTTACCAGTACCGTTCAGGGCCACCAGGGCTATTTTGTCGCCTTCTTCAATGTGAAAGCTGATATTTTCGAATAAAGGCGTAGCGCCGTAGGACTTGGTGAGCCCTTCTACCGTAACATAATGCATGGCGCAAAGTTAACAAACTACCACCTTGTTTGGTGGGCATTGTTTGCAACCGGAGTTCGATCGCAAAACCTCCTGCAGGAGTTACGGGTATAAAAAAAGCAGCCCGGATGAGCGGGCTGCTTTGCTATTCAAAAAGAGTGGATGCTTTAGAAATCGTAATACAACTGGCGGAAGGAAGCCCGCAGGCCAATGTTGAAGATCAGCTCCTTGCGGTCCATGAGGTCATTAGACTCCTTGCGGCCGGTAACACCTACTTCCAGGCGGAGATTATTCTTAGGATTGAGCAGGTAGGACACGGTGCCGGTTACGTAGATCAAATTGGTGCCTACGCCCTGGCCAATATGGTTACCATACTCCAGGGTGCGGGTTTCGTAAGATTTATTGATGTCGTGCCCGTAGTTGGTACCGGCGCTGTCCAGTCCATAATGCGCCAGTTGGATCTCTCCCCGCAGGAACCAGCGGCGATAGCGGTAGTCCGCTACGTTCACCCATTCCACAAAGTTAGCCCCCAGCGGGTCTGTAAGCGGCTGGCCATAATGGCTGTAGTTGTTGAGCGTAGTGCGCTGCGAGAAGGTGAAGGGCCGCGCAAAATTGCCTTCTGTGAGGAAGTTCAGGTTTTGTGCATGGAAAATGTCATTGGCACGGAAGCCCAGCTGACCGCCAAATTTATTGCCCCACCAGCCATTGCCGGCCGTTATTTCCTTGAACTTAAATTCGTCCAGGATAAACTGGCCATAGAGGTTGGAATGCTTGCCGGTAACGTATTTGAGGTTAAGGCCCATTAAGGCGTTGTCCGGGGAGCCTACGGAAAATTCCACGGGGCGCAGGAACATGATAGGATTGAGGTAGCTCATATCAAAACCGCGCTTGCCAGATGAATCGGAGTCCTGCCAGATCACGGTTTCAAATAAACCAATGGAAAGTTTTTTGCTCACATTCCAATCCAGGTAGTTGAAGACACCCCATTTTTTGCGGTAGCCGTTATCGTAAGATGCTTTGGGATAAAAGCGGTCTATGAACTGGGCCCACATGGTGGTGTATTGTATTTTACCAACGGTAGCCACCACTTTGAAATAAGGATAGTTGAACGCCACGTCGGACAGCAGCATGGAGCGGTAGCCATCGCCTATAAAGTTCTTGCCATAGCCCAGTTGCAGCTGCAGGAACTTGGCAGCCTTGTAATCCAGTACGGCAGAAGAATAGGCGAAGTCGAATGCTTTACCATTGTTGTAAGATTTCCATTCTCCCTGGCCGGGTACCAGTTGGGTTTTGCGGCCCCACTCATCTACATAGCCGGGAAACTTGCCCTGGTTCTCGTAGAATTCAGAATAGAAATGAAAGCGTTGTCCCAGGCGGCCGCCTACGATCACACCGCGGGTATTGAGCCAGTCGGTGCCATTGCGGGAGCTGTGGCCCAGTTGGAAATCGGGCAGGAAGTCTGCATAGAAATCGTAATCAGGGTTGTTATACTCCAGGAGGTGCTCCTGGAATAATTTGCGGTGCCACCAGGAGCGTTTCTTCGTGGAATCGCCCAGTGGGGGCAGGTTCCAGGCCGGGCGTACACTATAGTCGCGCAGGGAGGAGTGAAAGTTGGCGGAATCGCCGGTAGCGTTGTAAAAGCCCAGTGAGTACTGATCGCCTGGGTTTTGCGCATAGGTAACACTGATGGCCATGCAGCAGCAAATGGTCAGCAGTACAGTCACAACGTTTTTTATTTGCATGGTGTGCGGTTTGCGTTGTTTTATTTGAGGTGATTCTGGAATACGGGGGCCAAAGATAGCATTTTAAGCACCAAGGCCGGAATGCAAGGATTATTTTATGATTAGACTGTTGATACATGGTAGTTACAGGTATCACAGCAGCGCCTATACGACCCATGTATCCTTCACCCCCTCGTATACGGAGCGAATACCCTCTTCCAGTCCTATCCGGGCTTTCCAGCCCCTGTTACTAAGCCGGGTTACATCCATCAGCTTACGGGGCGTGCCATCCGGCTTGCTGGTATCAAACACCAGCCGCCCTTCATAACCTATAACGCGCTGTACTAGCCTGGCCAGATCAGCAATGCTAATATCTTCCCCAATACCTATATTCAGAAAGCCTGGTTCATCGTATGTTTTCATGAGGAATACGCAGGCATCCGCCATATCATCTGCATGCAGGAATTCCCGCAGCGGCGTACCGGTTCCCCATACTACAACCTCCGGTGCATTGGTCACTTTTGCGGTGTGAAACTTGCGGATGAGCGCTGGCAGCACATGAGAGCGCTCCAGGTCGTAGTTGTCATTAGGTCCATAAAGATTGGTAGGCATAACGGAAATAAAATGGCTACCATATTGCGCACGATAGGCATCTGCCATTTTTATGCCAGCAATTTTAGCGATGGCATATGGCTCATTGGTAGGTTCCAGCAGGCCGGTGAGTAGGGCTTCTTCTTTCAGGGGCTGGGGGGCCAGCTTGGGATAGATGCAGGAGGAGCCCAGGAACATCAGTTTCGTAGTGCCGTGCAGGTGGGCAGCCTGCATGATGTTACTCTGTATCATTAAGTTATCATAAAGGAACTCCGCCCGGTAGGTGTTATTGGCAACGATGCCTCCCACTTTAGCGGCGGCCAGGAAAACGTAATCCGGCCGTTCCGCGGCAAAAAAGGCATCTACAGCGGTTTGCTGGCGGAGGTCCAATTCCGAAGAAGTACGGCCTATAATATTATTGAATCCTTCCTGTTGGAGTCTTCTCACAATAGCCGATCCCACCATACCCCGGTGGCCGGCTACATATATTTTATCGGTAGGTTGCATGCTATTCAAATTGGTTCAGCACTTTATAACCTGCGTCTTTCAGCAGTTTTTCCCGGCGGAACAGGGCTACGTCTGCGGCTACCATTTCCTTCACCAGGGCGGGCAGGTCATATTGAGGTTGCCAGTCCAGCTGTGTTTGCGCTTTGGTAGGGTCGCCTACCAGCAGGTCTACTTCTGTGGGGCGGAAATAGCGGGGATCAATATTTACCACTTCCTGGCCGGGCTGCAGCACGGAATCCTTAGCAGTTACTGATCTCACGATGCCTTTTTCATGTACCCCCTCGCCGGTAAATTCCACTTCTGCGCCCACTTCCGCGAACGACATACGGATAAATTCACGCACGGTAGTGGTAATGCCGGTGGCGATGACATAATCTTCCGGTTTATCCTGCTGGAGAATGCGCCACATGGCTTCCACGTAATCCTTGGCGTGGCCCCAGTCGCGTTTTGCATCCAGGTTACCCATGAACAGCTTGTCCTGCATACCCAGGTGCAGCTTGGCCACCGCACGGGTGATCTTACGGCTTACAAACGTTTCACCGCGGAGGGGGCTTTCATGGTTGAAAAGAATGCCATTGCAGGCATACATACCGTAGGCCTCCCGGTAGTTCACTGTGATCCAGTAGGCATATAGTTTTGCAACGGCGTATGGAGAACGGGGATAGAAAGGTGTGGTTTCCCGCTGCGGCACCTCTTGTACCAGGCCATAAAGCTCGGAAGTAGAGGCCTGGTAGACCTTTGTTTTTTGTGTAAGGCCCAGCAGGCGCACTGCTTCGAGGATACGCAGGGTACCCAGGCCGTCTGCATTGGCGGTATATTCCGGGGTTTCAAAGCTTACCTGTACGTGGCTCATGGCACCGAGGTTGTAGATCTCATCGGGCTGTACCTGCTGGATGATACTGATGAGATTTGTGGCGTCTGTGAGGTCTCCGTAGTGAAGGGTAAGGTTTATGCCGGATTCATGGGGGTCCTGGTAGAGATGGTCAATGCGGTCTGTATTGAACAGGGAGCTTCTCCGTTTGATACCATGGACGTGGTAACCTTTTTTGAGGAGCAACTCTGTGAGGTAGGCTCCGTCCTGGCCGGTGATGCCGGTGATGAGGGCTGTTTTCATAAAAACGATTATCTGCTTATTTAACACAGGACATAATCCATGACAACCTGTTTAAAAGCATGCAAAAATATTGTCTTTCACATCGCCACCAGTCAACCACGTTAGAATTTGATTAAATTATCTATCAAAAATTCCTGCCAAATTATCTGAAAGCAGATTTACGCAATAAATTATTTGCCTAGTTTAATAGCATAAAACCGGGTTGTAAAATGATTTTTTGCCTTAAACGAAATATTCTTGTCGGCAAGCAATTTATCTATTCTCCTGTAATCAAACCCAAAATGCGTCCCCCAGCCTGGTCTCGATGGGTCCCTGTACACCGAAATATCCTTGCCGCGCAGCAGGTCACTAAAATAGTTTCTGGATTTTACAACCCCGAGTTCCTGTAGGGTGTATCCCTTGTACACATTGCGTTTAAGAAGATATTTTGTAATACCCCAGGGGCCAATTTCTATTGGGACCGTTATCAGTATCCGGGCATCAGATTTGCCCATTTCAATTAGATTGGATATCGCTTGGGGCAAATTTCCAACATGCTCGAGAGTTTCAAAACATGTTATAACATCAAATTGGCATTTGAACTTCACCGGCAAATCATTGTTAAGATTAATTTGGTCAAATCTTATGTGGGGGTATGATTTCCGAGCGGCCAGGACATGCTCTTCTACATATTCAAGTCCTACCGGCTTTTTTACGGCATACTTTTTCGTTATCAAATTCGTAATAAAACCATTACTGCAACCAACATCAGCGAAAAGATCATCTTTAATCGAAAATCTGTCCAACTGGCCAAAAATCACCTTTAGCCGGTATCGATGGGGAAGACTTTTAAGACTCTTCTTTTTATAGGTAAGCGAATGGTCTACAGGCATAATATAATGATTTTTTATTCTATTTAACGAAGATAATCAGATTCCTTAAATACGAAAATTTTATCATAAAAACCGAAAATAGTGGTTTTAACATCGTTAATTGACAATAATCTTAAATCTACTGTGAAATGAACAAGCTACTTTTTTCATTTTTGTTGTGCAGTTGCGCCCAGATGTGTTCCGCTCAAAAGCAACAACAGAATCAGGCAGTGATTGATAAATTAATCCAATCCGATACCTATGCCAGGTTAGTGAAAAATGTAAAAACTTCTAACGCTGCCCCTAACAATGTGACACAAATGACCCAGGCAAATGTAAGGGCAATGAACACCAGCACACAGGGGCCAATTACAGCTAATATTAATGACATTGCTACTGCATGTAAGCAGATAAGCGCCAGTTCAGGCGCCGAATCCCGTGCAAACACCTATGGTAGCTTGACGACCTGGTTGGCATCGCCACCCAAATTTACGTGGACCGCCGGCGCAATTGAACAGCCGTCAGCAGCCGCCATGAGCCTGTTAATGCTGCAGAACGATATGAAACATGCAAACACGGGTGAAAAATTAGGGCCACAAATTGAAGAACTGATGACTAGGAGCCGACAATATATACGCTATAGCTGGAATAATGGGAAACAATCATCTTATTTTCAAAATCTGGGAACAGACGAGTTTGAAGAGACCCAGCGGCTTGCCAACGTCGGTTACCGCATATTTGCCTTAGCGTCAATCGCAATGGTCACAAATGATAACAACGCCATGGATACCTTGTCCATGATCGTTAAAAATCAATTCCTGTACGACTACAATAAATCAGGATATTTCCCGGCAACTATCAAATCCGATGGAATTATCGATCAACACAATCTCGGTGGATCCCAGGTCTATAACATTGGTTATGGAGGGGATTTCATCAATGATATGATCCGCTATGGAAACTGGTTCAGAAACACCCCATATGCCTTAAGTGATAAAGAATTCAATACACTTGCAGACCTAATGACAGATGGTACGCAATGGATGTTCTATAAAAACCATCCGGCATTCAACATTATGGGCCGCCATAACGCGCTTATCGTCAATGGTAGTGCCTCTCCGGCTTACATGGACCAACGGGGAAACATTAATTATCTGTCGGCACTAATACAGAACAAAAATACAGATTCATATAAAAAGTTGATGTCATTAAAAAACAGGCTCAATGACTTTGGCAGTTATAATATGGATTCTAGTAAGTACTTCTGGAATTCGGATCTGCTGATCCAATCAAACCCCGATTACTTCGCCTGTATAAAAATGCTTTCCAATAAAACAGGTTCTACAGAAACTGGAGACAGGAACAACCGTGAAGGCATCAACAACTATTACATGGGCGAAGGATCAACAATAATGTTTCATACGGGCAGGGAATACGACAATGCCCGTGCTGTATGGAACTGGCGGGCCATTCCTGGCACCACTGTAAAACAAAAAAACGGTGCATTACCGCTGATTGCGTATGGCCAGTTCTCTGAAAGTAACAATAACATTGCAGGAGGTGTATCCGATGGGAAAACAAGCATCGGGGGATTTTACCTTGATAGAAAAAACAATTATACACAGGTAAATGCGCAGAAGGCATATTTCGCGTTTCCGAAATTCCTGCTATGTCTCGGCAACGGTGTTAACGATAATGCGCCAGACGGGGACAATATTGTAACTACACTCAACCAGTCTGAACGGTTAACCCCCATCGTCTATGCCGCAAATGGCAAACAACCAATGACAGTTGGGACGGATCAAAAAGTAAACACCACTTTAACCTTAAGCAGCCCCTCATGGTTCTGGCAAGACAACACAGGATATATCATTATTCCCTCAGGTGAGGGAAAAACAGTCGTTAACCTAATTGGCGAACAACGGCAAAACAACTGGAATAACATTGATAAGCGAAACCCGTCACAGGTACAAAATGTAAATATCTTCCAGCTTGGCATTGTCCATGGAAACCAAGGCAAATGGAACTGCCAAGAATATATTTATGTTGTTGTTCCTAATGTTACAGCAGACCAGATGGGAGCCCAGTTTACAGCCTTATCAAGCGGCCTTAAAATAGTAAATACAAAGGATCAGCAATCTGTGGCTTACCAGGATTATTTCTGTACGTTGATGTTAGACAGTCGGAAGGCGGAAAATTTTGCATTTGGTAATAATCAATATAAGTTGGCTTCAACTGCCAGGACTGCCGTGATCATTAAAAAAAAGGGGAACCAACTGCGTATAGATGCGAATAAAATGGATAATGGGGATAATAGTGCAGCAAATGTGACTATTGCTAATAGCAATGGGAAAAAACAATCCCTGACAATTCCGGCACCTGCTCCACAGAGTGGATGGTTGCCGGCAGGGAAAGTTCTGATGTTCTAAGCAGACTTGCGGAATAAAGCATTGAGGCGGAGCCCTATTTTTTCAGAGACCGTATACCAAACATTGACAAACATAAAGATGGCAAATTTATAATGCGCTTTGATCCCATTGCCCTCGTACATCTTGAATACCCTCCAATTGTGTTTAACGAGGTCTATTTTATTGGCAGACAAAGAGGTTTGACGGAGTGTATAAGTGGCTAGCGGCTCGAGGATGCCATATGCATACCCGCCACCAGAAAGCATTCCCAGCCAATATGCCCAGTCATGTCGTTTAGGGAAATCCGGCATAGCAGGTTTTCCTATTTGATCCGCGTCATACATGGCGGTAAGGCACCCGATATGGCATTTTTTAAGCAACTGATTATAAGAAAGTCTTTGGGGTACTTTTCGCAGGATTCTCGTAATGCCATTGTCTGCATAATAAGATGTATATGATAAGGCAATATTATGCTCCAGCATAAATTTTACCTGAACCTCCAGCTTGTTGGGAAACCAGGAATCATCGCTGTCAAGGAAGGCGATAAAACGGCCAATTGAAATACTGATCCCATGGTTTCTCGCCTTCACTGGCCCCCCATTCATCGGCATCCTGACGTACTTTATCCTGTTATCTTTTTCTAATAAAGTTAGAACTACTTCTGCAGTATTATCACTAGAATAGTCATCAATGATCAACAACTCCCATTCCTCAAAAGATTGGGCGAGTACAGAATTTATTGTCTTGGTGATATATTTGCCTGCATTATATGCGGGTGTGATAATACTAACAACCGGATCCATAATTTTAACTAATCAGCTTTCTTGTTAAATTTAAGTGTTTCCCTGTAGAGATTAAAGACCGCCCACCCGTGTTCAGCAAATGAGCGCTTTTTAATAATGAAGGCAGTCAGCAGTATCAAGGCTGTTCCTTTGTTAAACATTCTGTTGAACATCGGTCCTTTACTCATCAACTGAGCAAATGACAGTCGCGATTTTCGTTGTGGTTTTAGGTGATGTATTACTGTAACTGGTAAGTAGGAGATCGTCATTCCGGCATGCTTTACATCTGCAAGGAAGATATTCTCTTCGCCCGAGGGGTAATTGCCGCCCAAGCCAAACCTTTCATCAAAGCGGATTCCCTTTTTTACAACATCCAACCGGAAAAACAATTCAATTGAACATTTTTTGAATATTTGCGTCCAGGACAGGTTCCCGTCCGGCCTTTCCGGGTAACCTTTGTAAAAATTGTTTGTCAGCGGATCGTATATTCTAAAACTCAACACCTCAGAAGGGTTTTGATTGAAGCTTTCCGCGATAATGCTCAATCCATCTTCCGGGAACCAGCAGTCATCGTCCGGGAATGAGACAATCCCGGAACGCTGCGACAGATACCTTATTCCTTCGTTTCGTGCATAGGCTAGCCCTCTCCTGTTTAATCGAACCTGCAATGCTGTTCCCCGGAATTCGCTTACTATTCCGCCTACAACGTCATGATTATCCTGCGATACAACAATTACTTCATAATCTGTAAATCGCTGTCGCTCCAGACTTTCAAACAAGCGTCTTAGCTCGTCAGTTTTGTTACCAACAGTTGCGACTATCAGAGAAATCATGGTTCAGTTTTAGATTTAATAAAGAATCGGCTCAGGGCATAAGCCGCCATCGGCATCAATAATACTATACCATTCATCCGGTGTCTAAAAGCCCCGGTTACATGCGTTTCAAAAACAGAAGGTATCACTAGGTTAATAAAAATAAAGAACAGCAACATTTTCTTGTATGGCAGGTCCTTCTTAAAGAAAATAATCAACAACAGGATAACGATAAAGAAAACATCTACCCATGCCAAAAATTTTCGGAAGCTTACCGCTGCAGGAAACAGGAAAGGAACCGGAGACAGTAAGTATTGCATGAACAATATCACAAAATTAATTACAATATGGATAGGATTCTCCCAGTCCATGTTATATCCGTACCCCTCATCTCCATGTATTGGAATATATGAATTTCGGAAGAGATTCAGCCACTGTAGCGAAA
Proteins encoded:
- a CDS encoding class I SAM-dependent methyltransferase, yielding MPVDHSLTYKKKSLKSLPHRYRLKVIFGQLDRFSIKDDLFADVGCSNGFITNLITKKYAVKKPVGLEYVEEHVLAARKSYPHIRFDQINLNNDLPVKFKCQFDVITCFETLEHVGNLPQAISNLIEMGKSDARILITVPIEIGPWGITKYLLKRNVYKGYTLQELGVVKSRNYFSDLLRGKDISVYRDPSRPGWGTHFGFDYRRIDKLLADKNISFKAKNHFTTRFYAIKLGK
- a CDS encoding glycosyltransferase family 2 protein; its protein translation is MISLIVATVGNKTDELRRLFESLERQRFTDYEVIVVSQDNHDVVGGIVSEFRGTALQVRLNRRGLAYARNEGIRYLSQRSGIVSFPDDDCWFPEDGLSIIAESFNQNPSEVLSFRIYDPLTNNFYKGYPERPDGNLSWTQIFKKCSIELFFRLDVVKKGIRFDERFGLGGNYPSGEENIFLADVKHAGMTISYLPVTVIHHLKPQRKSRLSFAQLMSKGPMFNRMFNKGTALILLTAFIIKKRSFAEHGWAVFNLYRETLKFNKKAD
- a CDS encoding polysaccharide lyase family 8 super-sandwich domain-containing protein, producing MNKLLFSFLLCSCAQMCSAQKQQQNQAVIDKLIQSDTYARLVKNVKTSNAAPNNVTQMTQANVRAMNTSTQGPITANINDIATACKQISASSGAESRANTYGSLTTWLASPPKFTWTAGAIEQPSAAAMSLLMLQNDMKHANTGEKLGPQIEELMTRSRQYIRYSWNNGKQSSYFQNLGTDEFEETQRLANVGYRIFALASIAMVTNDNNAMDTLSMIVKNQFLYDYNKSGYFPATIKSDGIIDQHNLGGSQVYNIGYGGDFINDMIRYGNWFRNTPYALSDKEFNTLADLMTDGTQWMFYKNHPAFNIMGRHNALIVNGSASPAYMDQRGNINYLSALIQNKNTDSYKKLMSLKNRLNDFGSYNMDSSKYFWNSDLLIQSNPDYFACIKMLSNKTGSTETGDRNNREGINNYYMGEGSTIMFHTGREYDNARAVWNWRAIPGTTVKQKNGALPLIAYGQFSESNNNIAGGVSDGKTSIGGFYLDRKNNYTQVNAQKAYFAFPKFLLCLGNGVNDNAPDGDNIVTTLNQSERLTPIVYAANGKQPMTVGTDQKVNTTLTLSSPSWFWQDNTGYIIIPSGEGKTVVNLIGEQRQNNWNNIDKRNPSQVQNVNIFQLGIVHGNQGKWNCQEYIYVVVPNVTADQMGAQFTALSSGLKIVNTKDQQSVAYQDYFCTLMLDSRKAENFAFGNNQYKLASTARTAVIIKKKGNQLRIDANKMDNGDNSAANVTIANSNGKKQSLTIPAPAPQSGWLPAGKVLMF
- the fcl gene encoding GDP-L-fucose synthase; the protein is MQPTDKIYVAGHRGMVGSAIVRRLQQEGFNNIIGRTSSELDLRQQTAVDAFFAAERPDYVFLAAAKVGGIVANNTYRAEFLYDNLMIQSNIMQAAHLHGTTKLMFLGSSCIYPKLAPQPLKEEALLTGLLEPTNEPYAIAKIAGIKMADAYRAQYGSHFISVMPTNLYGPNDNYDLERSHVLPALIRKFHTAKVTNAPEVVVWGTGTPLREFLHADDMADACVFLMKTYDEPGFLNIGIGEDISIADLARLVQRVIGYEGRLVFDTSKPDGTPRKLMDVTRLSNRGWKARIGLEEGIRSVYEGVKDTWVV
- a CDS encoding glycosyltransferase family 2 protein, which gives rise to MDPVVSIITPAYNAGKYITKTINSVLAQSFEEWELLIIDDYSSDNTAEVVLTLLEKDNRIKYVRMPMNGGPVKARNHGISISIGRFIAFLDSDDSWFPNKLEVQVKFMLEHNIALSYTSYYADNGITRILRKVPQRLSYNQLLKKCHIGCLTAMYDADQIGKPAMPDFPKRHDWAYWLGMLSGGGYAYGILEPLATYTLRQTSLSANKIDLVKHNWRVFKMYEGNGIKAHYKFAIFMFVNVWYTVSEKIGLRLNALFRKSA
- the gmd gene encoding GDP-mannose 4,6-dehydratase; translated protein: MKTALITGITGQDGAYLTELLLKKGYHVHGIKRRSSLFNTDRIDHLYQDPHESGINLTLHYGDLTDATNLISIIQQVQPDEIYNLGAMSHVQVSFETPEYTANADGLGTLRILEAVRLLGLTQKTKVYQASTSELYGLVQEVPQRETTPFYPRSPYAVAKLYAYWITVNYREAYGMYACNGILFNHESPLRGETFVSRKITRAVAKLHLGMQDKLFMGNLDAKRDWGHAKDYVEAMWRILQQDKPEDYVIATGITTTVREFIRMSFAEVGAEVEFTGEGVHEKGIVRSVTAKDSVLQPGQEVVNIDPRYFRPTEVDLLVGDPTKAQTQLDWQPQYDLPALVKEMVAADVALFRREKLLKDAGYKVLNQFE
- a CDS encoding ABC-F family ATP-binding cassette domain-containing protein, with the translated sequence MHYVTVEGLTKSYGATPLFENISFHIEEGDKIALVALNGTGKSTLLRILCGKEVADAGKVWIHKDVTVVMLEQQADFVLHKSVLENIFNYNHPVLQAIKAYEQLTDEDQEPDLDELTKAIARMDELNAWHFDAKVKQILGRLNIHHLDQPVSSLSGGQQKRVALAKVLIDIGFEHTHTLLIMDEPTNHLDVSMIEWLENYLDQERVTLLLVTHDRYFLDSVCNEIMELDRQQLFIYKGDYENYLEKKASREDMDRSSVEKARNQYRKELEWMRKQPKARTTKSKSRQDAFYDVEKRAKQRLEQQQLELNVKMTRLGGKILELKKVYKSFGSLQILKGFDYTFKRGERIGVVGKNGVGKSTFLNMLMGLEQPDSGKINVGETVVFGNYSQQGLVVKEDMRVIEFVKNIAENFPLADGTKVSAAQFLQLFLFTPEKQYTFISKLSGGEKRRLFLLSLLFRNPNFLILDEPTNDLDLPTLSILEDFLLSYQGCLLIVSHDRYFMDKLVDHLFVFEGNGVIRDFPGNYTQYRDWEKDQEKIKEMPVPVEKPASSEPQPSAAPAAPQKPATKKLSFKEQRELQLLEKDIEALEAEKKQLDEKMGAGSLPYEELDAAARRVGEIMALLDEKGMRWLELSE